From one Electrophorus electricus isolate fEleEle1 chromosome 20, fEleEle1.pri, whole genome shotgun sequence genomic stretch:
- the plekhg5a gene encoding pleckstrin homology domain-containing family G member 5 isoform X6: MHRYGSPPKSWLGLRLRLGEKPVQQEKSGILCQHPSCPERPLAAKVCHHPLCEGLRGGSPLHLCESCDSRCHTVPDGNMVFDRHPRFDLQPQGSILARNVSTRSCPPRTGLVSDLEEGDDGGYDLADRKSGPINLVKKKARRRHTDDASKECFTLKFDLNVDIDMEIVPAVKKKSLREVLGTVFERKGIELSCVDLFLDQSNTPLSLGFEAYRFGGHYLRVRARPGEELRVERGVKDPRSLSLPIMRPSSARSASTGRVEHGSLGRREASDLLVSLGQARRRKNMTEFLGDASIPATDSVSQLSGSLPNSATGTDRWKNRAASRFSGLFSSSSSNGSVGKQECDRVEQLQSKLHSYTMFGLPTMPQQLSFHKDSWEEEPNLELENSWKDLLGNPEALPKRLCHQQEAIWELLQTESDYIKKLHVITDLFLSGLLNLQESGFLSEVEPARLFGNIQEIVLLHTSLWADVLLPALERARHRRALLDPVDLHQGFCTFGYRFKPYIRYCMEEESYMEYMRTLMRDNELFRIYVTWAETHKQCSRLKLTDMLVKPHQRLTKYPLLLKSVLKKTDDQAARETITRMVAEVECFINSVDSQMRQREEKQKLAAIASRIEAYEAVEGASEEVEKILREYNQFDLTAPVMAASPEETRQLHLEGALKMKEGKESRMDVYCLLFTDVLLITKPVKRVEKVKVIRQPLVIQNVVCRELKDPGTFLLIYLNEFRTAVASYCFQANSGIQGRSWVEAIYNAQNQLERLRAKSQRDEREEDEEDGTESSMSTSSSPSLQHKEPLDKSLSLSPSHSDGSTETLSVVAMDEPEEVRSSIPVETEHVSLRHSLHSSSSRDLLSTSDGQALETLGDLPTMEVDPESRSLSVDSAYGTLSPESLITELELKAGVEQNEGEETDIGEEEEAFEEDDGADDNDDDDADEEDSLAWNGSQVTVNESNILDDHSNLQKHLVEEPEEVEHIAAASQDLGCRSLTLQRRSPVHPRPDFLQLFSLRSRSEDDLLRRLASLPRTSETANRSISKSLSQLSKQELSSNELLQTEMGQPYQDPNTLPGEATDTLRRAETQLVHRALTCPKWESGRTSPPGALEGNCDTAALQQLHHRKLTRSQLQRLRTAMVLNSTLTASEV; the protein is encoded by the exons GTGTGTCACCATCCTCTGTGTGAAGGTTTAAGGGGTGGTAGCCCGTTGCACCTCTGCGAGTCATGTGACTCGCGCTGTCACACTGTTCCTGATGGAAACATGGTCTTTGACCGACATCCACGTTTTGACCTGCAACCACAAG GATCCATCCTGGCCCGCAACGTATCCACTCGGTCCTGCCCCCCCCGCACTGGCCTCGTCTCTGACCTGGAGGAGGGGGACGATGGGGGCTATGACCTTGC AGATCGCAAGAGTGGCCCTATAAACCTAGTAAAGAAGAAAGCAAGGAGGAGACACACAGAT GATGCCAGTAAAGAGTGCTTCACGCTgaaatttgatttaaatgttGACATTGACATGGAAATAGTACCAGCTGTTAAAAAGAAATCCTTAAG GGAGGTTCTGGGCACTGTGTTTGAGAGGAAAGGCATTGAGCTCTCCTGCGTTGATCTTTTTCTCGATCAGTCCaacactcctctctccctggGCTTTGAGGCTTACCGCTTCGGGGGACACTACCTCCGAGTGCGAG cacggCCAGGAGAAGAGCTCCGTGTTGAGAGGGGGGTGAAGGACCCTAGGTCTCTCAGTCTGCCCATCATGAGGCCCTCAAGTGCACGCAGTGCCTCCACCGGTCGTGTGGAGCACGGCTCTCTGGGTCGGCGTGAGGCGTCTGATCTGCTTGTCAGTTTG GGTCAAGCACGTCGACGGAAAAACATGACGGAGTTCCTGGGTGACGCCAGCATTCCCGCTACAGACTCCGTCTCCCAGCTGAGTGGCTCCTTGCCGAACTCAGCTACAGGCACGGATCGGTGGAAGAACCGTGCCGCCAGCCGCTTCAGTGGCCTCTTCAGCTCCAGCTCGAGCAACGGCTCCGTGGGCAAG CAGGAGTGTGACCGAGTGGAGCAGTTGCAGAGTAAACTCCACTCCTACACGATGTTCGGATTACCCACAATGCCTCAGCAGCTCTCATTCCACAAAGACTCCTGGGAGGAAGAGCCCAACCTGGAGCTGGAGAACAGCTGGAAAGACCTGCTGGGAAACCCTGag GCTTTGCCCAAACGACTGTGCCATCAACAGGAGGCCATTTGGGAGCTTCTGCAGACAGAGTCAGATTACATTAAGAAGCTACACGTCATCACTGAT ctATTCCTCAGTGGGTTGTTAAACCTGCAGGAGAGTGGCTTTCTAAGTGAGGTGGAGCCTGCCCGTCTATTCGGGAACATCCAGGAGATTGTGCTGCTCCACACGTCACTGTGGGCTGATGTCCTACTGCCTGCCTTGGAACGGGCCAGACACAGACGTGCCCTGCTCGACCCAGTGGACCTGCACCAGGGCTTCTGCACT tttggTTACAGGTTTAAACCCTATATCCGTTACTGTATGGAGGAGGAGAGCTACATGGAGTATATGCGCACTTTAATGAGGGACAATGAACTCTTCAGGATCTATGTGACG TGGGCAGAAACCCATAAGCAGTGCAGCCGCCTGAAACTCACCGATATGCTGGTGAAGCCTCACCAGAGACTCACCAAGTACCCACTCCTGCTGAAGAGTGTGCTAAAGAAGACAGACGACCAGGCAGCACGAGAGACTATCACCAGAATG GTGGCGGAGGTGGAATGCTTCATCAACAGCGTGGACTCTCAGATGAggcaaagagaagagaaacagaaactggCTGCCATCGCTAGCCGCATTGAAGCCTACGAGGCCGTAGAGGGTGCTAGTGAGGAAGTAGAAAAG ATCCTCAGGGAGTACAATCAGTTTGACCTGACGGCTCCGGTGATGGCCGCCTCGCCGGAGGAGACACGACAGCTCCATCTGGAGGGAGCGCTGAAGATGAAGGAGGGTAAAGAGAGCAGG ATGGATGTGTACTGTCTCTTGTTCACGGATGTGCTGTTGATCACCAAACCAGTGAAGCGCGTGGAGAAGGTGAAAGTCATTCGCCAGCCATTGGTTATTCAGAATGTGGTCTGCAGGGAGCTGAAGGATCCAGGCACCTTTCTCCTCATCTACCTCAACGAGTTCCGCACCGCTGTGGCCTCCTACTGCTTCCAGGCCAACAGTGGCATCCAGGGTCGCAGTTGGGTGGAGGCTATCTACAACGCACAG AATCAGCTTGAGCGGCTCCGTGCCAAATCccagagggatgagagagaagaggacgAGGAGGATGGGACAGAGAGCAGCATGTCTACATCTAGTTCCCCCTCCCTACAGCACAAGGAACCACTAGACAAGAG cctttctctctcacccagcCATTCAGACGGCTCCACTGAGACCCTCTCTGTGGTTGCAATGGATGAGCCCGAGGAGGTCAGATCATCCATACCTGTGGAGACAGAACATGTGTCTCTCAGACATTCTCTACATTCTTCGAGCTCAAGGGACTTGCTTTCCACCAGTGATGGTCAAGCTCTGGAGACGCTGGGTGATCTGCCCACCATGGAGGTAGATCCAGAGagtcgctctctgtctgtggacAGTGCCTACGGAACGCTCTCTCCAGAGTCTCTGATCACAGAACTGGAGTTGAAGGCAGGCGTAGAACAGAatgaaggagaggagacagacataggagaggaagaggaggcctTCGAGGAAGATGACGGTGCTGATGATAATGATGACGACGATGCAGACGAAGAGGACTCATTGGCTTGGAATGGCTCTCAGGTGACTGTTAATGAGTCAAACATTTTGGATGATCATTCCAACCTCCAGAAACACCTGGTGGAGGAACCAGAGGAGGTGGAACACATTGCGGCTGCCTCTCAGGACCTGGGGTGTCGCTCACTGACGTTGCAGCGCCGTTCACCCGTCCACCCTCGTCCGGACTTCCTGCAGCTCTTCTCCCTCAGGTCACGCTCTGAGGATGACCTTCTCCGAAGACTCGCTTCTCTGCCCCGCACCTCTGAGACGGCCAACCGTAGCATTAGCAAGAGTTTGTCTCAGCTCTCCAAACAGGAGCTGTCCAGCAACGAGCTCCTACAGACGGAGATGGGGCAGCCCTACCAGGACCCCAACACTCTACCAGGCGAAGCTACGGACACTCTCAGAAGGGCAGAGACGCAGCTTGTGCACAGGGCCCTGACCTGTCCCaagtgggagagtgggagaacATCGCCCCCTGGTGCTTTGGAGGGAAATTGTGACACAGCAGCATTGCAGCAGCTGCACCATAGGAAGCTGACCAGGTCTCAGCTGCAAAGATTACGCACAGCCATGGTGCTCAACTCCACGCTCACTGCCTC gGAGGTATAG
- the plekhg5a gene encoding pleckstrin homology domain-containing family G member 5 isoform X7: protein MVFDRHPRFDLQPQGSILARNVSTRSCPPRTGLVSDLEEGDDGGYDLADRKSGPINLVKKKARRRHTDDASKECFTLKFDLNVDIDMEIVPAVKKKSLREVLGTVFERKGIELSCVDLFLDQSNTPLSLGFEAYRFGGHYLRVRARPGEELRVERGVKDPRSLSLPIMRPSSARSASTGRVEHGSLGRREASDLLVSLGQARRRKNMTEFLGDASIPATDSVSQLSGSLPNSATGTDRWKNRAASRFSGLFSSSSSNGSVGKQECDRVEQLQSKLHSYTMFGLPTMPQQLSFHKDSWEEEPNLELENSWKDLLGNPEALPKRLCHQQEAIWELLQTESDYIKKLHVITDLFLSGLLNLQESGFLSEVEPARLFGNIQEIVLLHTSLWADVLLPALERARHRRALLDPVDLHQGFCTFGYRFKPYIRYCMEEESYMEYMRTLMRDNELFRIYVTWAETHKQCSRLKLTDMLVKPHQRLTKYPLLLKSVLKKTDDQAARETITRMVAEVECFINSVDSQMRQREEKQKLAAIASRIEAYEAVEGASEEVEKILREYNQFDLTAPVMAASPEETRQLHLEGALKMKEGKESRMDVYCLLFTDVLLITKPVKRVEKVKVIRQPLVIQNVVCRELKDPGTFLLIYLNEFRTAVASYCFQANSGIQGRSWVEAIYNAQNQLERLRAKSQRDEREEDEEDGTESSMSTSSSPSLQHKEPLDKSLSLSPSHSDGSTETLSVVAMDEPEEVRSSIPVETEHVSLRHSLHSSSSRDLLSTSDGQALETLGDLPTMEVDPESRSLSVDSAYGTLSPESLITELELKAGVEQNEGEETDIGEEEEAFEEDDGADDNDDDDADEEDSLAWNGSQVTVNESNILDDHSNLQKHLVEEPEEVEHIAAASQDLGCRSLTLQRRSPVHPRPDFLQLFSLRSRSEDDLLRRLASLPRTSETANRSISKSLSQLSKQELSSNELLQTEMGQPYQDPNTLPGEATDTLRRAETQLVHRALTCPKWESGRTSPPGALEGNCDTAALQQLHHRKLTRSQLQRLRTAMVLNSTLTASEV from the exons ATGGTCTTTGACCGACATCCACGTTTTGACCTGCAACCACAAG GATCCATCCTGGCCCGCAACGTATCCACTCGGTCCTGCCCCCCCCGCACTGGCCTCGTCTCTGACCTGGAGGAGGGGGACGATGGGGGCTATGACCTTGC AGATCGCAAGAGTGGCCCTATAAACCTAGTAAAGAAGAAAGCAAGGAGGAGACACACAGAT GATGCCAGTAAAGAGTGCTTCACGCTgaaatttgatttaaatgttGACATTGACATGGAAATAGTACCAGCTGTTAAAAAGAAATCCTTAAG GGAGGTTCTGGGCACTGTGTTTGAGAGGAAAGGCATTGAGCTCTCCTGCGTTGATCTTTTTCTCGATCAGTCCaacactcctctctccctggGCTTTGAGGCTTACCGCTTCGGGGGACACTACCTCCGAGTGCGAG cacggCCAGGAGAAGAGCTCCGTGTTGAGAGGGGGGTGAAGGACCCTAGGTCTCTCAGTCTGCCCATCATGAGGCCCTCAAGTGCACGCAGTGCCTCCACCGGTCGTGTGGAGCACGGCTCTCTGGGTCGGCGTGAGGCGTCTGATCTGCTTGTCAGTTTG GGTCAAGCACGTCGACGGAAAAACATGACGGAGTTCCTGGGTGACGCCAGCATTCCCGCTACAGACTCCGTCTCCCAGCTGAGTGGCTCCTTGCCGAACTCAGCTACAGGCACGGATCGGTGGAAGAACCGTGCCGCCAGCCGCTTCAGTGGCCTCTTCAGCTCCAGCTCGAGCAACGGCTCCGTGGGCAAG CAGGAGTGTGACCGAGTGGAGCAGTTGCAGAGTAAACTCCACTCCTACACGATGTTCGGATTACCCACAATGCCTCAGCAGCTCTCATTCCACAAAGACTCCTGGGAGGAAGAGCCCAACCTGGAGCTGGAGAACAGCTGGAAAGACCTGCTGGGAAACCCTGag GCTTTGCCCAAACGACTGTGCCATCAACAGGAGGCCATTTGGGAGCTTCTGCAGACAGAGTCAGATTACATTAAGAAGCTACACGTCATCACTGAT ctATTCCTCAGTGGGTTGTTAAACCTGCAGGAGAGTGGCTTTCTAAGTGAGGTGGAGCCTGCCCGTCTATTCGGGAACATCCAGGAGATTGTGCTGCTCCACACGTCACTGTGGGCTGATGTCCTACTGCCTGCCTTGGAACGGGCCAGACACAGACGTGCCCTGCTCGACCCAGTGGACCTGCACCAGGGCTTCTGCACT tttggTTACAGGTTTAAACCCTATATCCGTTACTGTATGGAGGAGGAGAGCTACATGGAGTATATGCGCACTTTAATGAGGGACAATGAACTCTTCAGGATCTATGTGACG TGGGCAGAAACCCATAAGCAGTGCAGCCGCCTGAAACTCACCGATATGCTGGTGAAGCCTCACCAGAGACTCACCAAGTACCCACTCCTGCTGAAGAGTGTGCTAAAGAAGACAGACGACCAGGCAGCACGAGAGACTATCACCAGAATG GTGGCGGAGGTGGAATGCTTCATCAACAGCGTGGACTCTCAGATGAggcaaagagaagagaaacagaaactggCTGCCATCGCTAGCCGCATTGAAGCCTACGAGGCCGTAGAGGGTGCTAGTGAGGAAGTAGAAAAG ATCCTCAGGGAGTACAATCAGTTTGACCTGACGGCTCCGGTGATGGCCGCCTCGCCGGAGGAGACACGACAGCTCCATCTGGAGGGAGCGCTGAAGATGAAGGAGGGTAAAGAGAGCAGG ATGGATGTGTACTGTCTCTTGTTCACGGATGTGCTGTTGATCACCAAACCAGTGAAGCGCGTGGAGAAGGTGAAAGTCATTCGCCAGCCATTGGTTATTCAGAATGTGGTCTGCAGGGAGCTGAAGGATCCAGGCACCTTTCTCCTCATCTACCTCAACGAGTTCCGCACCGCTGTGGCCTCCTACTGCTTCCAGGCCAACAGTGGCATCCAGGGTCGCAGTTGGGTGGAGGCTATCTACAACGCACAG AATCAGCTTGAGCGGCTCCGTGCCAAATCccagagggatgagagagaagaggacgAGGAGGATGGGACAGAGAGCAGCATGTCTACATCTAGTTCCCCCTCCCTACAGCACAAGGAACCACTAGACAAGAG cctttctctctcacccagcCATTCAGACGGCTCCACTGAGACCCTCTCTGTGGTTGCAATGGATGAGCCCGAGGAGGTCAGATCATCCATACCTGTGGAGACAGAACATGTGTCTCTCAGACATTCTCTACATTCTTCGAGCTCAAGGGACTTGCTTTCCACCAGTGATGGTCAAGCTCTGGAGACGCTGGGTGATCTGCCCACCATGGAGGTAGATCCAGAGagtcgctctctgtctgtggacAGTGCCTACGGAACGCTCTCTCCAGAGTCTCTGATCACAGAACTGGAGTTGAAGGCAGGCGTAGAACAGAatgaaggagaggagacagacataggagaggaagaggaggcctTCGAGGAAGATGACGGTGCTGATGATAATGATGACGACGATGCAGACGAAGAGGACTCATTGGCTTGGAATGGCTCTCAGGTGACTGTTAATGAGTCAAACATTTTGGATGATCATTCCAACCTCCAGAAACACCTGGTGGAGGAACCAGAGGAGGTGGAACACATTGCGGCTGCCTCTCAGGACCTGGGGTGTCGCTCACTGACGTTGCAGCGCCGTTCACCCGTCCACCCTCGTCCGGACTTCCTGCAGCTCTTCTCCCTCAGGTCACGCTCTGAGGATGACCTTCTCCGAAGACTCGCTTCTCTGCCCCGCACCTCTGAGACGGCCAACCGTAGCATTAGCAAGAGTTTGTCTCAGCTCTCCAAACAGGAGCTGTCCAGCAACGAGCTCCTACAGACGGAGATGGGGCAGCCCTACCAGGACCCCAACACTCTACCAGGCGAAGCTACGGACACTCTCAGAAGGGCAGAGACGCAGCTTGTGCACAGGGCCCTGACCTGTCCCaagtgggagagtgggagaacATCGCCCCCTGGTGCTTTGGAGGGAAATTGTGACACAGCAGCATTGCAGCAGCTGCACCATAGGAAGCTGACCAGGTCTCAGCTGCAAAGATTACGCACAGCCATGGTGCTCAACTCCACGCTCACTGCCTC gGAGGTATAG
- the plekhg5a gene encoding pleckstrin homology domain-containing family G member 5 isoform X1 has protein sequence MLGPKDAMFHWRRHGSYELETLPCSQSELETEKYTWTSLMDVTKDPCGEKPVQQEKSGILCQHPSCPERPLAAKVCHHPLCEGLRGGSPLHLCESCDSRCHTVPDGNMVFDRHPRFDLQPQGSILARNVSTRSCPPRTGLVSDLEEGDDGGYDLADRKSGPINLVKKKARRRHTDDASKECFTLKFDLNVDIDMEIVPAVKKKSLREVLGTVFERKGIELSCVDLFLDQSNTPLSLGFEAYRFGGHYLRVRARPGEELRVERGVKDPRSLSLPIMRPSSARSASTGRVEHGSLGRREASDLLVSLGQARRRKNMTEFLGDASIPATDSVSQLSGSLPNSATGTDRWKNRAASRFSGLFSSSSSNGSVGKQECDRVEQLQSKLHSYTMFGLPTMPQQLSFHKDSWEEEPNLELENSWKDLLGNPEALPKRLCHQQEAIWELLQTESDYIKKLHVITDLFLSGLLNLQESGFLSEVEPARLFGNIQEIVLLHTSLWADVLLPALERARHRRALLDPVDLHQGFCTFGYRFKPYIRYCMEEESYMEYMRTLMRDNELFRIYVTWAETHKQCSRLKLTDMLVKPHQRLTKYPLLLKSVLKKTDDQAARETITRMVAEVECFINSVDSQMRQREEKQKLAAIASRIEAYEAVEGASEEVEKILREYNQFDLTAPVMAASPEETRQLHLEGALKMKEGKESRMDVYCLLFTDVLLITKPVKRVEKVKVIRQPLVIQNVVCRELKDPGTFLLIYLNEFRTAVASYCFQANSGIQGRSWVEAIYNAQNQLERLRAKSQRDEREEDEEDGTESSMSTSSSPSLQHKEPLDKSLSLSPSHSDGSTETLSVVAMDEPEEVRSSIPVETEHVSLRHSLHSSSSRDLLSTSDGQALETLGDLPTMEVDPESRSLSVDSAYGTLSPESLITELELKAGVEQNEGEETDIGEEEEAFEEDDGADDNDDDDADEEDSLAWNGSQVTVNESNILDDHSNLQKHLVEEPEEVEHIAAASQDLGCRSLTLQRRSPVHPRPDFLQLFSLRSRSEDDLLRRLASLPRTSETANRSISKSLSQLSKQELSSNELLQTEMGQPYQDPNTLPGEATDTLRRAETQLVHRALTCPKWESGRTSPPGALEGNCDTAALQQLHHRKLTRSQLQRLRTAMVLNSTLTASEV, from the exons GTGTGTCACCATCCTCTGTGTGAAGGTTTAAGGGGTGGTAGCCCGTTGCACCTCTGCGAGTCATGTGACTCGCGCTGTCACACTGTTCCTGATGGAAACATGGTCTTTGACCGACATCCACGTTTTGACCTGCAACCACAAG GATCCATCCTGGCCCGCAACGTATCCACTCGGTCCTGCCCCCCCCGCACTGGCCTCGTCTCTGACCTGGAGGAGGGGGACGATGGGGGCTATGACCTTGC AGATCGCAAGAGTGGCCCTATAAACCTAGTAAAGAAGAAAGCAAGGAGGAGACACACAGAT GATGCCAGTAAAGAGTGCTTCACGCTgaaatttgatttaaatgttGACATTGACATGGAAATAGTACCAGCTGTTAAAAAGAAATCCTTAAG GGAGGTTCTGGGCACTGTGTTTGAGAGGAAAGGCATTGAGCTCTCCTGCGTTGATCTTTTTCTCGATCAGTCCaacactcctctctccctggGCTTTGAGGCTTACCGCTTCGGGGGACACTACCTCCGAGTGCGAG cacggCCAGGAGAAGAGCTCCGTGTTGAGAGGGGGGTGAAGGACCCTAGGTCTCTCAGTCTGCCCATCATGAGGCCCTCAAGTGCACGCAGTGCCTCCACCGGTCGTGTGGAGCACGGCTCTCTGGGTCGGCGTGAGGCGTCTGATCTGCTTGTCAGTTTG GGTCAAGCACGTCGACGGAAAAACATGACGGAGTTCCTGGGTGACGCCAGCATTCCCGCTACAGACTCCGTCTCCCAGCTGAGTGGCTCCTTGCCGAACTCAGCTACAGGCACGGATCGGTGGAAGAACCGTGCCGCCAGCCGCTTCAGTGGCCTCTTCAGCTCCAGCTCGAGCAACGGCTCCGTGGGCAAG CAGGAGTGTGACCGAGTGGAGCAGTTGCAGAGTAAACTCCACTCCTACACGATGTTCGGATTACCCACAATGCCTCAGCAGCTCTCATTCCACAAAGACTCCTGGGAGGAAGAGCCCAACCTGGAGCTGGAGAACAGCTGGAAAGACCTGCTGGGAAACCCTGag GCTTTGCCCAAACGACTGTGCCATCAACAGGAGGCCATTTGGGAGCTTCTGCAGACAGAGTCAGATTACATTAAGAAGCTACACGTCATCACTGAT ctATTCCTCAGTGGGTTGTTAAACCTGCAGGAGAGTGGCTTTCTAAGTGAGGTGGAGCCTGCCCGTCTATTCGGGAACATCCAGGAGATTGTGCTGCTCCACACGTCACTGTGGGCTGATGTCCTACTGCCTGCCTTGGAACGGGCCAGACACAGACGTGCCCTGCTCGACCCAGTGGACCTGCACCAGGGCTTCTGCACT tttggTTACAGGTTTAAACCCTATATCCGTTACTGTATGGAGGAGGAGAGCTACATGGAGTATATGCGCACTTTAATGAGGGACAATGAACTCTTCAGGATCTATGTGACG TGGGCAGAAACCCATAAGCAGTGCAGCCGCCTGAAACTCACCGATATGCTGGTGAAGCCTCACCAGAGACTCACCAAGTACCCACTCCTGCTGAAGAGTGTGCTAAAGAAGACAGACGACCAGGCAGCACGAGAGACTATCACCAGAATG GTGGCGGAGGTGGAATGCTTCATCAACAGCGTGGACTCTCAGATGAggcaaagagaagagaaacagaaactggCTGCCATCGCTAGCCGCATTGAAGCCTACGAGGCCGTAGAGGGTGCTAGTGAGGAAGTAGAAAAG ATCCTCAGGGAGTACAATCAGTTTGACCTGACGGCTCCGGTGATGGCCGCCTCGCCGGAGGAGACACGACAGCTCCATCTGGAGGGAGCGCTGAAGATGAAGGAGGGTAAAGAGAGCAGG ATGGATGTGTACTGTCTCTTGTTCACGGATGTGCTGTTGATCACCAAACCAGTGAAGCGCGTGGAGAAGGTGAAAGTCATTCGCCAGCCATTGGTTATTCAGAATGTGGTCTGCAGGGAGCTGAAGGATCCAGGCACCTTTCTCCTCATCTACCTCAACGAGTTCCGCACCGCTGTGGCCTCCTACTGCTTCCAGGCCAACAGTGGCATCCAGGGTCGCAGTTGGGTGGAGGCTATCTACAACGCACAG AATCAGCTTGAGCGGCTCCGTGCCAAATCccagagggatgagagagaagaggacgAGGAGGATGGGACAGAGAGCAGCATGTCTACATCTAGTTCCCCCTCCCTACAGCACAAGGAACCACTAGACAAGAG cctttctctctcacccagcCATTCAGACGGCTCCACTGAGACCCTCTCTGTGGTTGCAATGGATGAGCCCGAGGAGGTCAGATCATCCATACCTGTGGAGACAGAACATGTGTCTCTCAGACATTCTCTACATTCTTCGAGCTCAAGGGACTTGCTTTCCACCAGTGATGGTCAAGCTCTGGAGACGCTGGGTGATCTGCCCACCATGGAGGTAGATCCAGAGagtcgctctctgtctgtggacAGTGCCTACGGAACGCTCTCTCCAGAGTCTCTGATCACAGAACTGGAGTTGAAGGCAGGCGTAGAACAGAatgaaggagaggagacagacataggagaggaagaggaggcctTCGAGGAAGATGACGGTGCTGATGATAATGATGACGACGATGCAGACGAAGAGGACTCATTGGCTTGGAATGGCTCTCAGGTGACTGTTAATGAGTCAAACATTTTGGATGATCATTCCAACCTCCAGAAACACCTGGTGGAGGAACCAGAGGAGGTGGAACACATTGCGGCTGCCTCTCAGGACCTGGGGTGTCGCTCACTGACGTTGCAGCGCCGTTCACCCGTCCACCCTCGTCCGGACTTCCTGCAGCTCTTCTCCCTCAGGTCACGCTCTGAGGATGACCTTCTCCGAAGACTCGCTTCTCTGCCCCGCACCTCTGAGACGGCCAACCGTAGCATTAGCAAGAGTTTGTCTCAGCTCTCCAAACAGGAGCTGTCCAGCAACGAGCTCCTACAGACGGAGATGGGGCAGCCCTACCAGGACCCCAACACTCTACCAGGCGAAGCTACGGACACTCTCAGAAGGGCAGAGACGCAGCTTGTGCACAGGGCCCTGACCTGTCCCaagtgggagagtgggagaacATCGCCCCCTGGTGCTTTGGAGGGAAATTGTGACACAGCAGCATTGCAGCAGCTGCACCATAGGAAGCTGACCAGGTCTCAGCTGCAAAGATTACGCACAGCCATGGTGCTCAACTCCACGCTCACTGCCTC gGAGGTATAG